Proteins from one Bacteroides mediterraneensis genomic window:
- the dnaB gene encoding replicative DNA helicase → MAEPRRNTRVAKTAKTKTMDEYGHLQPQAPELEEAVLGALMIEKDAYSLVSEILRPESFYEHRHQLIYAAITDLAIQQKPIDILTVTEQLRSRGDLEEVGGPFYITQLSGKVASSAHIEYHARIIAQKFLARELISFTSSIQTKAFDETQDVDDLMQEAEGKLFEISQQNMKKDYTQINPVIQEAYEMLQKAAARTDGLSGLSSGFHQLDKMTSGWQNSDLIIIAARPAMGKTAFVLSMAKNMAVNNKVPVALFSLEMSNVQLVNRLIVNVCEIPGEKIKSGQLAPYEWGQLDYKIKELYDAPLYVDDTPSLSVFELRTKARRLVREHGVKIIIIDYLQLMNASGMSFGSRQEEVSTISRSLKGLAKELNIPIVALSQLNRGVENREGIDGKRPQLSDLRESGAIEQDADMVCFIHRPEYYKIYTDEKGNDLHGMAEIIIAKHRNGAVGDVLLRFRGEYARFQNPDDDMIVPMPGEEKPAPVLRSKMNSGGGQDFVPPPPTDLPPMPDNPFGAPVPDVPF, encoded by the coding sequence ATGGCAGAACCGAGAAGAAATACACGTGTGGCGAAAACGGCCAAGACCAAGACGATGGATGAATATGGGCATTTGCAGCCGCAGGCTCCTGAACTGGAGGAAGCGGTGCTGGGTGCACTGATGATAGAAAAGGATGCGTATTCGCTGGTGAGCGAGATTCTTCGCCCGGAATCGTTCTACGAACACCGGCACCAGCTGATTTATGCGGCGATTACTGACTTGGCCATCCAGCAGAAACCGATTGATATCCTCACCGTGACCGAACAGTTGCGTTCGCGAGGCGATTTGGAAGAGGTGGGCGGACCGTTTTATATCACGCAGCTGAGTGGTAAGGTGGCTTCGTCGGCCCACATTGAATATCATGCCCGCATCATTGCCCAGAAGTTTCTGGCGCGTGAACTGATTTCTTTCACAAGCAGCATACAGACCAAGGCGTTCGATGAGACGCAGGATGTGGACGACCTGATGCAGGAGGCCGAAGGAAAGCTCTTCGAAATTTCCCAGCAGAACATGAAGAAGGATTACACGCAGATTAATCCGGTCATCCAGGAGGCCTACGAGATGTTGCAGAAGGCAGCGGCCCGTACCGACGGTCTGAGCGGACTTTCGAGTGGTTTCCATCAGTTGGATAAGATGACTTCGGGCTGGCAGAATTCCGACCTGATTATCATTGCGGCCCGTCCGGCCATGGGTAAGACGGCGTTCGTGCTTTCCATGGCAAAGAACATGGCGGTGAACAACAAGGTGCCGGTAGCGTTGTTCTCGCTTGAAATGAGCAACGTGCAGCTGGTGAACCGTCTGATTGTGAACGTCTGTGAGATTCCGGGTGAGAAAATCAAGAGCGGTCAGCTGGCACCTTACGAGTGGGGACAGCTCGACTATAAAATCAAGGAACTGTATGATGCTCCGTTGTATGTGGACGATACGCCGTCATTGTCTGTATTCGAATTGCGAACCAAGGCGCGCCGTCTGGTGCGTGAGCACGGGGTGAAGATTATAATCATCGACTACCTTCAGCTGATGAATGCCAGTGGAATGTCGTTCGGCAGCCGTCAGGAAGAGGTCAGTACTATCTCGCGTTCGTTGAAGGGACTGGCCAAGGAACTGAATATTCCGATTGTGGCCCTGAGCCAGTTGAACCGTGGCGTGGAGAACCGTGAAGGTATTGACGGGAAGCGTCCGCAGTTGAGCGACCTGCGTGAGTCGGGAGCCATCGAGCAGGATGCCGATATGGTGTGCTTCATCCACCGTCCGGAATATTACAAGATTTATACCGACGAGAAGGGAAACGACTTGCACGGCATGGCCGAAATCATCATTGCCAAGCATCGTAACGGTGCGGTAGGCGATGTGTTGCTGCGCTTCCGTGGTGAGTATGCCCGTTTCCAGAATCCGGACGACGATATGATTGTACCGATGCCGGGTGAGGAAAAGCCGGCTCCGGTGCTCCGTTCGAAGATGAATAGCGGCGGGGGACAGGATTTCGTTCCGCCTCCACCCACTGATTTGCCTCCGATGCCCGATAATCCGTTTGGCGCTCCGGTGCCGGATGTTCCGTTTTAA